The genomic interval TCCCCCTCCTTACCCACCACTTGACCCAGCCAGCGTTTGATCTTGGGATCATTGACGGCATCGTTGTACACCCAACCCTCGTTGCCGGTGTTGTAAGGCGGGTCAATGTAAATGCACTTCACCTTGCCCTCAAACTCTGGCAGCAGGCTCTTTAACGCTTCCAGGTTATCGCCGTGAATGATGCGGTTGTCGGTGCTATTCGCCGGAGTGCCTTCGGGAGCGCGAAAGCTGGACACTTTGTTGAGTACCCGAAAAGGCACGTCGAGATGGTGGTTCACCACCTTGTCTTTACCGACCCATTGCAACGTTGGCATATTGTTGTTTTCCTCTGATTCAAGTTACCGCCCACCCAGCAAGGGCGAGCGGCCGATTTTTTTCTTATGGGCTCACCAGTTTGGGCGGCGCTGAAAACCCCTCAAACGCCGCCCCCGCATTCCACTCCCCCACCACATACACCCGCGCATCGCGCAGGCCCTGCACGCCTTCAGCCCAGGCCATCAGCATGCGTTTGCCAATGTCTTCAAACCCGGGGTGCTGCGCCATGGCCTGGCGCACCTGGGGCGCCACATCGGCCACGGCGTCGCTGATGGCTTGCACCATGTGCTGTTGCTCTTTGGGCTGGATGCCAAAGGTGGCGGCGATGAACTTTTGCAGGTTTTTGCCGGGCGCCCAGGTGCGTTTGCCCATGAAGTCGATAGCGGGCGGGTTGTGCTGAAAGCCTGGGTACACGCTGGTGGTGAGCATGTCGTAAGCGGGTGACAGGTGGGCGTTGGCCCGGCTGGTGTAGAGCAGGGCCAGGTTTTTGGCGTGGCAGTCGGCGTTGCGCAGCGCATGCGTCAGCAGCAAGGTGGTGGCCAGCTGGCGAAAGGTGGCCAGCCGCTGTGCGCCGGGCACGTGGTCGCGCACGGCTTTGGCGATGCGCTCCCAGGTGGTGTCGTATTTGGCGGCGGGGCGCAGGCCGAGAAGGCTGCAAAAGTCTTCCATGCCCCACAGCGGCTGGCCGTGTTCGTCCACATCAAAGCGGTGCACCACCAGGGCCTGGCCGTCGTCCGACACTTCGGTTTGGGCGGCGGGCATGACGCTGCGGGCCACCTGCATGCACAGGTGCTCGTTGAGCGCAACGTAGGGCAGCTGGGCACTGGAGCCTTTGATGATGTGGCGGCGGGTGGTGAGGCTGGCTTTTTGGTGGGGGGCGAGTGGAGCGCGGAGTGGGTGTAGGGCTTCGACAGGCTCAGCCTGAACGGTTCGGGGTGAGGTTTCGGCCTGATAGGACGCGGCGGTGGTTTGCGCGTCCAGAAACTTGGGCACCACGCCCGATACGCCGCTGGTGGCGTGCTGGCGCACCAGCGCGGCGAAGGCGGCTTCGGAGTTGTCGCCTTTAAGCAGCGCGGCCACTTCGATGGGCTGGGCGGGTTCGTTGAGCTGCGCGCCGGGCGCAGCTACCTGCAGGCGACCCACCATGTTGCGGCCGATGACCGACAGCAGGGCGATGGGGCTGGCACCGATGTGCGGGCCAAACTGTTCTTGCAGCACCTGCAGCAGGTAGCCCTCGGGCAGGTTCATTTGCAGCACGGGCGGGAGCTGGTCGTCCCACACGTAGCTTTCCAGCCGCACGGGCATGGTGAGGGAGACAAAATCGTCTGCGGCGACGTGCGGGTGGTAGGTGAGCACGCTTTTGAAGTCGCCGGACTGTTCCAGCGTGGCCACTTCGCGGCCCAGCACGTAGACGGACAACTGCATCACCGGCTCTCCGATGTATTGAAGGTCCCGGGGGCGCTGGCCGCGCGGGGGGCCGGGGTCTGCGCGCGCTCGCGGCGCAGTTCGTCCAGGTTGCCGGCCTGGCCTTGCACAACGATGTCCAGCTCAGCCCCCAGCACGGCCAGCACGGCCAGCAGCTTGCGTGAGCCGAATTCGGCCGACCGGCCACGCTCGAAGCGCGACAGGGATTCCGCCGTGACACCCGCCTGGGCCGCGACCTCGCCTTGCTTGAGGCCTAGCAGTTTGCGGCGTGTGGCGACCGCTTCGCCGAGTTCTTGAAGGGTTTGCAATTGATATTTAAATCAAAATATTCAGCAAATATAGCTAGTTTTGATATTTATATCAATTATTGCGGTGCAGATTTTGCAGGTGATATGCAGCATGGGCCCATACCGCAGGCAATACCAACAACAAAGGCAGCCGAAGCTGCCTTTGCAAGGTGGATGCCAGATGGAGGATATTTTTGCCATCCAGCGCTTGTCCATCAAGCGCCGCCAGCTATCAAATCAGAAGCTTTCCCAGTCTTCATCGCTGCCCTTGGCGGCAGCGCGTGGGGCGGGCGCGGTGGATGCGGGGGTCGGCGCGGCGCTGGACCCCAGGCGCGCGGCTGCTGGAGCCCTGGAGGCTGGGGGCTTGTTGCCCAGCGCCGTGCGGGCTGCGGGTGCTGGCCGGGGCGCAGCGGGTGCCGGTGCCGGGCGGGGTGCAGTGGGGGCGCGCACGGCCACCGCGCCTACGTTGAACACCGACACCACCTCGGCCAGACGCTGCGCCTGGTCGCGCATGGAGGCGGCGGCGGCGGTGGATTCCTCCACCAGCGCGGCGTTTTGCTGGGTCATCTGGTCCAGGTGCGTCACGGCCTGGTTGACCTGGGCGATGCCGTCGCGCTGCTCGGTGGCCGATGCAGTGATTTCGCCGATGAGGTCGCTCACCCGCTGCACGCTGGAGACGATCTCGCCCATGGTCTGCCCGGCCTGGGTAACCTGGGCCGAGCCGGACTCGACGTTCTCCACCGAGGCGCTGATGAGCCGCTTGATCTCCTTGGCGGCCTCGGCGCTGCGCCCGGCCAGGCTGCGCACCTCGCTGGCCACCACGGCAAAACCCCGGCCCTGCTCGCCTGCGCGGGCGGCTTCCACCGCGGCGTTCAGCGCCAGGATGTTGGTCTGGAAGGCAATGCCATCGATCACGCCGATGATGTCGCTGATCTTGCGCGAGCTCTCGGTGATCTGCTGCATGCTGGTCACCACCTGGCCCACCACCTCGCCGCCCCGGGCTGCTGCCTGCGCAGCGGTGCCCGCCAGCTGGTTGGCCTGGCGCGCCGTGTCGGCCGACTGGCTCACGGTGGCCGTCAACTGCTCCATGCTGGCGGCGGTTTCTTCGAGGTTGGAGGCAGTCTGTTCGGTGCGCGCCGAAAGGTCGTGGTTGCCGTTGGCGATTTCTATCGACGCGGAGGACACCGAATCCACGCCCGAGCGCACTTCGCTCACCACGCCGCGCAGCCGCTGCGTCATGGCCGACAGCGAGCGCAGCATGTGGCCGAACTCGTCCTTGCGGGTGGAGTGCAGCTCACGCGTCAGATCGCCCGCAGCGACGGCGTCCAGGGTGGCCACTGCTTCATCCAGCGGCACGGTGATGGAGCGCACCAGCTTCCAGGCCAGCAGCAGCATGATCACGATCAGCACGGCCGATGCCGCCAGGCCCTGGACGGCGTAGGCCACGCGGCGCTGGGTGGCTTCGGCACGGATCTCGTCGCGGCGCTTTTGCAGGATGACGACAAAGTCGTCCTGTGCCTTGAGGTAGCGCGCCACCATGGGGGCAAATTCATTGTCGGCAAACTGCTGGGTGGCCACGGCGTCGCCTGCACCCTTGAGCTCCCAGGCCTTGGCGGTGGCGGCCAGCACCACCTTGCGCTCGGCCAACACCTTGTCGAGCGCGGCCTTTTCCTCGGGCGCCGCGGCACGGGCCACGATGTCCTCCTGGACCTTGTTGATGTTGCCAATGATCTCCTTGACCTTGGCGTCGTACTGCTGGGCCAGTACCGCGTCGGTGGTGACGGCAGCGCCCATCACCATGTTGACGGCGGTTTCGGTGGCGCCGCGCCAGCGCACGGCGGCGGAGATCCGCTCTTCAATCTCGACCACGCTGTCCATGGCGCCGCCCATGGAGGCGTTGGCGCGGTACTGCTGAAAGCCGGAGATCACCAGCATGACCAGCATCAGCAGCAAAAACGCCCCCCACAGCTTGCGGGAGACGCGGATATTGTCGAGTTGCATGATTTTTTCTTCCTCGTGAAGCGCAATGGGGAACACTGTTCATCAACGCCCCAAGCGCAACATTTGTTTACATTGATGGTCGATCGTAGCCTACGCCGCCTGCAAGACCTGGGGGCTTTGCGGCCCCCGGCGTGCCCATTCCCCTGCCACCAGTGTTGCCGGGCGCGGCAGCGCGCGTATCGGTACAAGCCCTAAAATGCCCCGGTGACATCCATACTGAACGCCGACCTGCACTGCCATTCCGTGGTATCCGACGGAACCCTGACCCCGGAGGACCTGGCCGCACGCGCAAAGGCCAACGGGGTGGAGCTGTGGGCCCTGACCGACCACGACGAGATCGGCGGCCAGCACCGCGCCGCGGCTGCGGCCCGTGCACAGGGCATGGCCTACCTCACCGGCGTCGAAATCTCCGTCACGTTTGCCGACACCACCGTCCACATCGTGGGCCTGGGGTTTGACCCCGACAACCCGCAGCTGGCCCAGGGGCTGGCTGCTACCCGCGGGGGGCGGGGGGAGCGCGCCAAAGACATGGCCGATCAGCTGGCCCAGGTGGGTATCCAGGGCGCCTACGAAGGCGCGCTGCAGTTTGTGGGGAATCCGGCGCTGATCTCGCGCACGCACTTTGCGCGGTTTCTGGTGGAAACGGGCGTGTGCAAAGAAACCTCGGAGGTGTTTCGCAAATACCTCACCGAGGGCAAGCCCGGCTATGTGCCGCACCGCTGGGCCGCCCTGGGTGATGCGGTGCGCTGGATCACCGAAGCCGGTGGCATGGCCGTGATTGCGCATCCGGCGCGCTACAAGTTCAGCGCCAACGAGGAATACGCGCTGTTTTCCGAGTTCAAGCAGCACGGCGGACGCGGGGTGGAGGTGGTCACCGGCAGCCACAGCGCGGCCGAATACGTGACCTACGCCGCCATGGCCAAAGAATTTGACCTGGCCGCCTCGCGTGGCAGCGACTTTCACAGCCCCGACGAATCGCACACCGACCTGGGCACCTTGCCGCCTTTGCCCGGTGCTCTCACCCCCGTGTGGGAACTGCTGGCCGATCGTATTTGCCACCCTGTGGCCTGAGAGTCCCCCTGCATGGCCCAGTATTTCGAAGTTCACCCCGACAACCCGCAGCCTCGCCTGCTCAAGCAGGGCGCCATGCTGCTGCAAAAGGGCGGCATTCTGGCCGTGCCCACCGACTCCAGCTACGCCCTGGTGTGCCACCTGGACGACAAGGACGCAGTGGACCGCATGCGCCGCATCCGCCAGGTGGACGACAAACACCACCTGACCCTGCTGTGCCGCGACCTGTCGGAGCTGGCCAACTACGCGCGCGTGGACAACCGGCAGTACCGGCTGCTCAAGCTGGGTACGCCCGGCCCCTACACCTTCATCCTCGAAGCGACCAAGGAAGTGCCGCGCCGGGTGAGCCACCCGTCGCGCAAGACCATTGGCCTGCGCGTGCCCGACCGCAAGGGTCTGCAGTTGCTGCTGGAACTGCACGGCGCCCCGCTGCTGGCCACCACGCTGATCCCGGCCGGCGAGACCGAGCCCCTGAACGACCCGCAAGAGATCCGCGACCGCTACGAGAAGCTGCTGGACGCCATCGTGGACGCGGGCGCCTGCCCGCTGGAGCCCACCACCGTGGTGGACCTGACGCCCATGGGCGCGGGCGGCGACCCTGAAGTGATCCGCGAAGGCCGCGGCAGCGTGCAGGCCCTGGGGCTTTGATCGCACCTTCTATTTCAAGCCAAATCACCCTCCAGCGCTTATCCAATAAGCGCTGGCAGCTCTCTTTTTTGCAGCAATTTACAGCCTGAGACAATCGCCCGGTGGAAAACATCATCCAAACCGTTCTGATCTACGCCCTGCCGGTGCTGTTTGCCATCACCGTGCACGAGGCAGCCCATGGCTACGCCGCGCGCCACTTTGGCGACAACACCGCGTACATGATGGGCCGCATCACCCTGAACCCCATCAAGCACATCGACCCCATCGGCACCATCCTGATGCCGCTGATGCTGTACTTCGCCACCTCGGGCGCCTTCCTTTTTGGTTATGCCAAGCCGGTGCCGGTCAACTTCGGCAACCTGCGCAACCCCAAGAAACACATGGTGTGGGTGGCCTTGGCGGGCCCGGCGTCCAACTTTGTCCAGGCGATTGGCTGGGCGATCTTGCTGGTGGCGCTGGTGGGCTCGGGCGTGGAAGAGCGCTTTTTCATCGAGATGGCGCGCGCCGGTGTGCTGGTCAATCTGGTGATGTGGGCCTTCAACCTGTTTCCGCTGCCGCCGCTCGATGGCGGGCGCATCCTGGTCGGCCTGCTGCCCTGGAAGCAGGCCCACCTGGTCTCGCGCATCGAGCCCTACGGTTTTTTCATCGTGCTGGGCCTGGTGGTGGCCGGGGTGCTGGGCTCGCTGTGGCTGCGCCCATTGATGTCGCTGGGTTACACCACCATCAACCTGCTGCTGACGCCGCTCACATCGCTCCTGCGCTGATTTTTCCCTCTCTTGTTTGCTGACACCGTTCCCATGAGCATTACGCGCTACCTCACCGGCATCACCACCACGGGCACGCCCCATCTGGGCAACTTTGTGGGCTCCATCCGCCCTTCGGTGGCGGCCAGCCTCACTCCGGGCGTGCAGAGTTTTTACTTTCTGGCCGACTACCACGCGCTCATCAAGTGCGAAGACCCGGTGCGCATACAGCGCTCCACGCTGGAAATTGCGGCCAGCTGGCTGGCCGCAGGGCTGAACCCCGAGCACGTCACGTTCTACCGCCAGTCCGACATCCCCGAAATCCCCGAGCTGACCTGGCTCTTGACCTGCGTGACCGGCAAGGGCGTGCTCAACCGCGCGCACGCCTACAAGGCCAGTGTGGACAAGAACATCGCCGCCGGGCGCGAGCAGGACGACGGCGTGACCGCAGGCCTGTTCATGTACCCGGTGCTCATGGGCGCGGACATTTTGATGTTCAAGGCGCACAAGGTGCCGGTGGGCCGCGACCAGATCCAGCACATCGAGATGGCACGCGACATGGCCGCCAGCTTCAACCACCTTTATGGCGAGCACTTTGTGCTGCCCGAGGCCGCCATTGACGAGCACGTGGCCACCCTGCCGGGGCTCGATGGCCGCAAGATGAGCAAAAGCTACGACAACACCATCCCACTGTTCAGCTCGCGCGAGCAGCTGAAAAAACTGATCGGCGGCATCCTGACCGACTCGCGCGCGCCCGGTGAGGCGAAGGAGGTGGAAGGCTCGGCCCTGTTCCAGATCTACCAGGCTTTTGCCACCCCCGAAGAGACAGCCGCCCTGCGCCAGGCCTATGCCGACGGCATCGCCTGGGGCGATGCCAAGAACACCCTGTTCGAGCGCGTAGACCAGGTGATTGCGCCCATGCGCGCGCAGTACGAAGAGCTCATCCACAACCCCGCCCGCATCGAGCAGACCCTGCTGGCGGGCGCCGAGCGCGCCCGCGCGCTGGCCACGCCCTTCCTCCGCGAACTGCGCGCCGCCGTGGGCCTGCGCAGCCTGGTGCAGGGCGCGGCGGCTGCCAAGCCGGCCAAAGCGGCCAAAGCCGCGTTGCCGTCCTTCAAGCAATACCGCGAGGCCGACGGCAAGTTCTACTTCAAGCTGGTGGACGCCGACGGCCGCCTGCTGCTGCAAAGCACCGGGTTTGAAGCCCCCAAGGAAGCAGGCCAGGCCATTGCGCGGCTGCAACGCGAAGGCCTGCGTGCGCTGGCGGGGCAACTGGCACTTGCAGCCGGCGTGGCCGAAGCGGATGTGGCAGCGGCGCTGGCGGCACTGGCCGCTGCGGCAGATTGACACAAATTTGCTACATTTTTGATAGCTATAAACGCTTTCTGAATAAGCGATATTGGCCAAAAATAGCTATTAATCGCCTCGTCGCCGATGGGATGCCGCATGGCCTGGGGCACAGCACTCCCGCGCCACACCAAGCGGCTCCGCCGCGTTGAGCAGCGGGGGCCGCAGCAGGTCACGCGTGCAACACAACCGGCACTCCAGAAAATGGAAAAGCGCGCCCCGCAGGGCGCGCTTTTCTTTGCACGTGCCCGCGACTTTGCAGGGCTGTTGCAAGAGTCTGCCAGCCGCCTAGCCGACGGTGAACGGCAGCACCAGGCGCGAGTGGTGCGCCGCGTCGCGGTAGATCTTGTGGGTGACGGGCCGGCCCACCGGCAGGTGGTAGGCATCCGGCGGCAGCAGGGCGTTGTGCTCGTCGGCGAGCGGCTCGTTGTTTGACAGCTCCACCACCAGGCGGTGGCCTGGCTTGAAGGTGTTGGCAAAGGGGTACAGGCGCAGCACGTACTCTTCGATCTTGCCCGGCTCCACCGGCACGCTGCGCGTGTGCGGGTGAACGGGGCTGCCCGCGGTGGTGCGCGCCGCGTCCAGTTCGCGGTGCGAGGCCTTGAGGTAGCCGGTGGTGATCAGCTGGCGCTTGCCCGTGGGGGCCGCATCCCACAGGCGCAGGATGAAGTTGGTGTCACTCTGGTCGATCTCGGCAAAGATGTGCGCGGCGCCGGTGCCAATCATCTCGACGCTGTCCTCGAACTTGTCGGTGGTCCAGCTCAGGATCTCGACCTTGTCGGTCACCGTCAGCGGCGCCTGGTAGAAACCGTCGGGCGCTGCGTATTCGGCGCCCATGGACGCGAACTCGAGCGACAGCTTGCCGCGCGGGCGCAGGTACAGCGCCTGGTAGTTGATCTTCTTGGGCGGCCATTGTTCGGCGCGCAGCAGCTGGCGCGAGCCCTCCACGAACACGCTCACCGCCGGCTCGTCCATGATGCCGTTGTCGATGCCCTTGAGCCAGTGGTCATACCAGCGGAACATCTTGTCGTGCTCTTCGATGAAGGGGCGTGACTGCATCGGCGGGTAGGGGCCGATGTCCAGCTTCTTGGGGCCCTTGATCGCATGGAACAGCTCGATGGTGCCGTCCAGCGTCCAGCCGCGGCCCTGGTCCAGCTGCAGGTAAACGGGGATGTCGATGTGGGGCGCCAGCGTGATCGGGTTGCGCTCTTCGTACCAGGGGCCATCCAGCTCGTTCATCACGATGTCGAACCAGGCTTCGTGGTTCTTGGGGTAGTTGAGCACATGGACCAGGTTGGGCCAGGCGGCGATGTCCGGGTCCTGCAGGCGCTGGGCCACCAGCTGCTTGAGTTCTTGCGGCGGGTACTTCTCGA from Acidovorax sp. FHTAMBA carries:
- a CDS encoding helix-turn-helix transcriptional regulator, with translation MQTLQELGEAVATRRKLLGLKQGEVAAQAGVTAESLSRFERGRSAEFGSRKLLAVLAVLGAELDIVVQGQAGNLDELRRERAQTPAPRAASAPGTFNTSESR
- a CDS encoding 3',5'-nucleoside bisphosphate phosphatase; the protein is MTSILNADLHCHSVVSDGTLTPEDLAARAKANGVELWALTDHDEIGGQHRAAAAARAQGMAYLTGVEISVTFADTTVHIVGLGFDPDNPQLAQGLAATRGGRGERAKDMADQLAQVGIQGAYEGALQFVGNPALISRTHFARFLVETGVCKETSEVFRKYLTEGKPGYVPHRWAALGDAVRWITEAGGMAVIAHPARYKFSANEEYALFSEFKQHGGRGVEVVTGSHSAAEYVTYAAMAKEFDLAASRGSDFHSPDESHTDLGTLPPLPGALTPVWELLADRICHPVA
- a CDS encoding CocE/NonD family hydrolase, with amino-acid sequence MSDFKKFDAAGQTIHIRKDLRVPMRDGIELAADAYHGALDKPRPALVALSPYGKELQALALTTPPQKRPSPMWDGCIEAGDIARIVKEDYVHVIGDVRGSGHSGGEHIGNYNAGGVSLGQDAYDFIEWVAAQPWCDGNVGMVGISYFGSMQVLAAAERPPSLKAIFISGGHFDFYETTYHGGIMWFMPRAAREGRGGDSGWAFTDGVKSRMIEKYPPQELKQLVAQRLQDPDIAAWPNLVHVLNYPKNHEAWFDIVMNELDGPWYEERNPITLAPHIDIPVYLQLDQGRGWTLDGTIELFHAIKGPKKLDIGPYPPMQSRPFIEEHDKMFRWYDHWLKGIDNGIMDEPAVSVFVEGSRQLLRAEQWPPKKINYQALYLRPRGKLSLEFASMGAEYAAPDGFYQAPLTVTDKVEILSWTTDKFEDSVEMIGTGAAHIFAEIDQSDTNFILRLWDAAPTGKRQLITTGYLKASHRELDAARTTAGSPVHPHTRSVPVEPGKIEEYVLRLYPFANTFKPGHRLVVELSNNEPLADEHNALLPPDAYHLPVGRPVTHKIYRDAAHHSRLVLPFTVG
- a CDS encoding methyl-accepting chemotaxis protein, with protein sequence MQLDNIRVSRKLWGAFLLLMLVMLVISGFQQYRANASMGGAMDSVVEIEERISAAVRWRGATETAVNMVMGAAVTTDAVLAQQYDAKVKEIIGNINKVQEDIVARAAAPEEKAALDKVLAERKVVLAATAKAWELKGAGDAVATQQFADNEFAPMVARYLKAQDDFVVILQKRRDEIRAEATQRRVAYAVQGLAASAVLIVIMLLLAWKLVRSITVPLDEAVATLDAVAAGDLTRELHSTRKDEFGHMLRSLSAMTQRLRGVVSEVRSGVDSVSSASIEIANGNHDLSARTEQTASNLEETAASMEQLTATVSQSADTARQANQLAGTAAQAAARGGEVVGQVVTSMQQITESSRKISDIIGVIDGIAFQTNILALNAAVEAARAGEQGRGFAVVASEVRSLAGRSAEAAKEIKRLISASVENVESGSAQVTQAGQTMGEIVSSVQRVSDLIGEITASATEQRDGIAQVNQAVTHLDQMTQQNAALVEESTAAAASMRDQAQRLAEVVSVFNVGAVAVRAPTAPRPAPAPAAPRPAPAARTALGNKPPASRAPAAARLGSSAAPTPASTAPAPRAAAKGSDEDWESF
- a CDS encoding L-threonylcarbamoyladenylate synthase, whose protein sequence is MAQYFEVHPDNPQPRLLKQGAMLLQKGGILAVPTDSSYALVCHLDDKDAVDRMRRIRQVDDKHHLTLLCRDLSELANYARVDNRQYRLLKLGTPGPYTFILEATKEVPRRVSHPSRKTIGLRVPDRKGLQLLLELHGAPLLATTLIPAGETEPLNDPQEIRDRYEKLLDAIVDAGACPLEPTTVVDLTPMGAGGDPEVIREGRGSVQALGL
- a CDS encoding type II toxin-antitoxin system HipA family toxin, with protein sequence MQLSVYVLGREVATLEQSGDFKSVLTYHPHVAADDFVSLTMPVRLESYVWDDQLPPVLQMNLPEGYLLQVLQEQFGPHIGASPIALLSVIGRNMVGRLQVAAPGAQLNEPAQPIEVAALLKGDNSEAAFAALVRQHATSGVSGVVPKFLDAQTTAASYQAETSPRTVQAEPVEALHPLRAPLAPHQKASLTTRRHIIKGSSAQLPYVALNEHLCMQVARSVMPAAQTEVSDDGQALVVHRFDVDEHGQPLWGMEDFCSLLGLRPAAKYDTTWERIAKAVRDHVPGAQRLATFRQLATTLLLTHALRNADCHAKNLALLYTSRANAHLSPAYDMLTTSVYPGFQHNPPAIDFMGKRTWAPGKNLQKFIAATFGIQPKEQQHMVQAISDAVADVAPQVRQAMAQHPGFEDIGKRMLMAWAEGVQGLRDARVYVVGEWNAGAAFEGFSAPPKLVSP
- a CDS encoding tryptophan--tRNA ligase translates to MSITRYLTGITTTGTPHLGNFVGSIRPSVAASLTPGVQSFYFLADYHALIKCEDPVRIQRSTLEIAASWLAAGLNPEHVTFYRQSDIPEIPELTWLLTCVTGKGVLNRAHAYKASVDKNIAAGREQDDGVTAGLFMYPVLMGADILMFKAHKVPVGRDQIQHIEMARDMAASFNHLYGEHFVLPEAAIDEHVATLPGLDGRKMSKSYDNTIPLFSSREQLKKLIGGILTDSRAPGEAKEVEGSALFQIYQAFATPEETAALRQAYADGIAWGDAKNTLFERVDQVIAPMRAQYEELIHNPARIEQTLLAGAERARALATPFLRELRAAVGLRSLVQGAAAAKPAKAAKAALPSFKQYREADGKFYFKLVDADGRLLLQSTGFEAPKEAGQAIARLQREGLRALAGQLALAAGVAEADVAAALAALAAAAD
- a CDS encoding site-2 protease family protein, which translates into the protein MENIIQTVLIYALPVLFAITVHEAAHGYAARHFGDNTAYMMGRITLNPIKHIDPIGTILMPLMLYFATSGAFLFGYAKPVPVNFGNLRNPKKHMVWVALAGPASNFVQAIGWAILLVALVGSGVEERFFIEMARAGVLVNLVMWAFNLFPLPPLDGGRILVGLLPWKQAHLVSRIEPYGFFIVLGLVVAGVLGSLWLRPLMSLGYTTINLLLTPLTSLLR